Proteins encoded within one genomic window of Acidobacteriota bacterium:
- a CDS encoding CHAT domain-containing protein, translated as MSITYLLRKVLTPAILPLVLFGILLVFPLTIIGSSQPVSFQQHDELPIHMLTPGMPVTGILTGGKPQVYGMDCLAGQFVKVVVDQKGVDAQITLFTPEGKRILIMNRTINGEETAVFVTETPGIHQVLLSGNRRKSSNSDSYELKLPEMRGATPEEISWFKNFSMAEFLSQDAERLFSVEGKWHEAIAQKQEALATLCLIDDRYGETETLLRIAGMYGFNGEYGKTLDYFEKAWLAAGNNENLHQRILYLWGDTCSTLGKYTEALEKFSQAQALNRGDSYLSWREAEVLTSMGEVYLYQGIYQKALDCLFHAHSLWGETDEVAGEGWALNQIGQVYFALGDYQQSLRYGERSLDKYREGIEREGERFPLTNMAKAYLGLGKLTGNPAYFEKALALLERSLPIWEKSADPRGEPRVKLYQGLAYLGLGHFTQAQGAFQRAVEQFHAINNLFSEATALHHLGQTCVLLQQPEAAHQTLTQALHLRRQIGESRGIAETVYWLSRLELERGNLSQAQQFLEETLELSESVRSSIAEPTLRAMHLANTRDYYELSIDVLMHLQALHPERGYAAQAFQRAEQARARSLFDLLKESQVDLRSGGDPQLIAKEQELETQLTSKFAFQAQLVSKHHKPEQLAELKKEIQAFIENLRQVQAQIRASHPRYAALTQNRIPGLSEMQSVLDRETVLLEYALGQKRSYLWLVTPTTVTGYELPDQATIEALSQQVCELLTLRNQPNQKKSAPSISKADTQFIQVASQLSRILLGPVYSQVKDKRLLIVTEGALQYVPFAALPVPQPISSKENSGNSPLFLSNQTTTTPNHQTKSRENKQPAKSNPVYLPILIEHEIVMLPSLSTLYAIRQEVSGRKSAPKAVCVLADPVFEVTDSRVQPTHTHKNRQSDRTQPERTTSQPGSVLEQSIRDVRLGDDPLKIPRVVASRQESASIMAAIAGFDGKQVLDFEASRATALSSELKQYRIVHFSTHSLVNTVHPELSGIVLSLVDRNGQPQDGFLRLHDIYKMKLPSDLVVLSACQTALGKSVKGEGLIGLTRGFMYAGTPRVVASLWEVNDKATAELMKHFYREMFGNHHLKPGAALRAAQLSMMKQQRWKAPYFWAAFVLQGEYQ; from the coding sequence ATGAGCATCACATACTTGCTTCGGAAGGTGTTAACGCCGGCGATTTTGCCCCTGGTACTGTTTGGAATACTCCTGGTTTTCCCTCTCACGATAATAGGTTCCAGCCAACCAGTTTCCTTTCAACAACACGATGAATTGCCAATCCATATGCTTACCCCTGGAATGCCTGTAACCGGTATTCTCACAGGAGGCAAACCACAGGTGTACGGAATGGATTGTCTGGCCGGGCAGTTTGTCAAGGTGGTCGTTGACCAGAAGGGAGTCGATGCCCAAATCACGCTCTTTACCCCGGAAGGCAAACGCATCCTGATCATGAACCGAACCATAAATGGTGAAGAAACCGCCGTTTTTGTCACCGAGACACCAGGGATCCATCAAGTGCTTCTGTCTGGGAACCGTCGGAAATCGTCGAATTCGGATAGCTATGAACTAAAACTGCCGGAAATGCGGGGTGCAACCCCAGAGGAAATATCCTGGTTTAAAAATTTCTCCATGGCTGAGTTTTTGTCTCAGGACGCCGAACGGTTGTTCTCGGTCGAAGGGAAATGGCATGAAGCTATTGCCCAAAAACAGGAAGCCCTGGCAACGTTGTGTTTGATAGATGATCGGTATGGGGAGACGGAAACCTTATTGAGAATTGCTGGAATGTACGGTTTCAATGGGGAATATGGAAAAACCCTTGACTACTTTGAGAAAGCCTGGTTAGCGGCTGGGAATAATGAAAATCTCCACCAGCGCATTCTGTATCTTTGGGGTGATACCTGTTCCACACTGGGAAAGTATACCGAAGCGTTGGAAAAATTTTCACAAGCCCAGGCATTAAATCGAGGCGATTCCTACCTGAGTTGGAGAGAAGCTGAGGTCCTGACTTCCATGGGAGAGGTTTACCTCTATCAGGGAATCTATCAAAAAGCCCTCGATTGTCTGTTTCATGCCCACTCTCTGTGGGGGGAAACCGACGAAGTAGCTGGTGAAGGCTGGGCCTTGAATCAAATCGGGCAGGTGTATTTCGCGCTTGGGGATTATCAACAATCATTACGGTATGGCGAACGGTCATTGGACAAGTATCGTGAAGGGATCGAACGCGAAGGAGAACGTTTCCCGTTGACTAATATGGCCAAAGCCTATCTTGGCCTGGGGAAGCTCACTGGAAACCCTGCTTATTTTGAAAAGGCGTTGGCCTTGTTGGAACGGTCACTCCCGATTTGGGAAAAGTCGGCTGATCCAAGAGGCGAACCACGAGTAAAACTGTATCAGGGTCTTGCTTATCTGGGATTGGGGCATTTCACCCAGGCTCAAGGTGCCTTCCAGCGGGCGGTCGAACAGTTTCACGCCATCAACAACCTGTTTAGTGAGGCCACCGCCTTGCACCATCTTGGTCAAACCTGTGTCTTGCTTCAGCAACCGGAGGCTGCACATCAAACCTTGACCCAGGCGCTCCACCTTCGCCGACAGATTGGGGAATCTCGCGGTATTGCCGAAACTGTATACTGGTTGTCTCGTCTGGAGCTTGAACGTGGAAACCTGAGTCAAGCTCAACAGTTCCTTGAAGAGACACTTGAACTCAGCGAGTCGGTTCGATCCAGCATTGCCGAACCCACGTTACGCGCCATGCATCTGGCAAATACAAGAGACTATTATGAACTGTCAATAGATGTACTGATGCACCTCCAGGCGCTTCACCCTGAAAGAGGGTATGCGGCCCAAGCCTTCCAACGGGCTGAACAGGCCAGAGCCCGAAGTCTCTTTGATTTACTGAAAGAATCCCAGGTGGATCTGCGCAGCGGAGGCGATCCGCAACTGATTGCCAAAGAACAGGAGCTTGAAACCCAGTTGACCAGTAAGTTTGCCTTCCAGGCGCAACTGGTCAGCAAGCACCATAAACCAGAACAACTGGCTGAACTGAAAAAAGAGATTCAAGCCTTCATCGAGAATCTGAGGCAAGTGCAGGCCCAAATCAGAGCCAGCCATCCACGATATGCAGCCTTGACCCAAAACCGGATTCCAGGTCTTTCAGAGATGCAATCGGTGCTGGATAGGGAAACCGTGCTTTTGGAATATGCTCTTGGCCAAAAGCGGAGTTATCTCTGGCTCGTGACCCCAACCACAGTTACTGGCTATGAACTACCAGACCAGGCAACCATCGAAGCCTTATCCCAGCAGGTTTGCGAGCTTTTAACATTGAGAAATCAACCGAATCAAAAAAAATCAGCTCCCTCAATATCAAAGGCCGATACCCAGTTTATTCAAGTTGCTTCCCAACTGAGTCGGATTTTGTTGGGACCGGTTTATTCTCAGGTGAAAGACAAGCGATTACTGATCGTGACGGAAGGTGCTTTGCAATACGTGCCCTTTGCCGCTTTGCCGGTACCACAACCCATCTCAAGCAAGGAAAACTCAGGGAATTCCCCTCTTTTCCTTTCCAACCAAACTACAACCACGCCCAACCACCAAACCAAATCCAGGGAGAACAAGCAACCGGCAAAGAGTAATCCGGTCTATCTGCCGATTCTCATTGAGCATGAGATCGTTATGCTTCCATCCCTTTCAACCCTGTATGCTATTCGGCAGGAGGTGTCTGGTCGGAAATCTGCTCCCAAAGCAGTGTGTGTGCTGGCGGACCCGGTTTTCGAAGTTACTGATTCTCGTGTTCAGCCAACTCATACCCACAAAAATCGTCAGAGTGACCGAACTCAGCCTGAAAGGACAACCAGCCAGCCAGGTTCTGTCCTTGAACAGTCAATTCGAGATGTAAGATTAGGAGATGATCCGCTGAAAATCCCCCGAGTGGTTGCCTCCCGGCAGGAATCGGCCTCGATTATGGCGGCTATTGCCGGCTTTGATGGAAAACAGGTGCTGGATTTTGAAGCCAGTCGGGCCACAGCGCTCAGTTCCGAGCTGAAACAGTACCGGATTGTGCATTTCTCAACCCACAGCCTGGTCAATACGGTTCACCCGGAGTTGTCCGGTATCGTCCTGTCGCTTGTGGACCGGAATGGACAACCGCAAGATGGGTTTTTGCGACTTCACGACATTTACAAGATGAAGCTTCCTTCTGACCTGGTGGTCCTCAGTGCCTGCCAAACGGCTTTGGGAAAATCGGTCAAGGGTGAAGGGTTAATCGGGTTAACTCGTGGGTTTATGTATGCAGGCACCCCGAGAGTGGTAGCCAGTTTATGGGAAGTAAACGACAAAGCTACTGCTGAACTGATGAAACACTTTTATCGTGAAATGTTTGGGAATCATCATCTCAAACCGGGTGCCGCCTTGCGTGCCGCCCAGCTTTCCATGATGAAGCAACAACGCTGGAAAGCTCCATATTTTTGGGCGGCGTTTGTGTTACAGGGGGAGTATCAATAA
- a CDS encoding caspase family protein, with product MTLRSWHILRVARLACVAVLMLTGTGDFGWAQTQPVQPEPVLRLETGMHTAAIRRIGVDAQQRYLVTGSDDKTARVWELATGRLLRVLQVPIGAENEGRVYAVAMSPDGELIAVGGWTGFSWEARHSVYLFERTTGKLVTRVTGLPDVVHHLAFSHNGDRLAVLMGSGSGLRVYRMSDGTRLLRDMEYGGSGNCVEFDRSGWLATSCDDGFIRLYDDKLKLVTKAEAPGGKRPFSVKFSPDCKRLAVGYTDSTRVDVLAASDLALLYNPDTSGVTNGNLGRVAWSNDGLQLFAGGKWNKGGKFWLRCWSERGRGSWVDVAACGNTILDLAPLGQNSVAFGAFDPAWGVISGQGECVRRVTGETADFRSNWEGFQTNATGTVVQFSFGQRGQLPAVYDLTSRELTPGISISKLAGPRTTAAGLPVTDWKDTTTPKLNGVPLELKPNDRSRSLAITPNGNQFLLGSEWALTCYSREGKVEWQTPTPGVVWAVNVSGNGKLVLTALSDGTIRWYRASDGQELLAFYPHTDRSRWIAWTPSGFYDATPGSDTLLGWQVSSGCDVEGEFYPIGQFRTVYYRPDVVNAIVRTLDEVAAVKEVFSDGGQMARSVDPLKFRPPVVELLAGNDSIPATSATVGLRYSLRMPSGEPVTQVKALVDGRPVVIEPVSDLPPGSVTINREIQIPVPARDCEVSLIAENRFAPSQPVSIQVNWKGNGLAAPVTTEVVKPRLWMLSVGVSEYPSKNWKLANAAKDAGAFAETLARQEGGYYREVHTRVLTNEAATGETIRQGLQWLKQNAVTGDIAVVFLAGHSLNDPLQRYFFLPFDARLDKLATTGVQFSDVKNVIEVLPCKVLFLVDTSHNDAALGTKIKRGMADLAGVATEMAGADSGGVMITSAMQTTEESGTSSVFVKALVEGLNGKANVNRNGTITVSSLTSYIIGRVQELTNGKQTPTAAQPQSVPDFAIAAK from the coding sequence ATGACGCTTCGTTCCTGGCATATTTTGCGGGTCGCACGACTGGCGTGCGTTGCCGTTCTCATGTTGACTGGAACTGGTGATTTCGGCTGGGCACAAACACAGCCAGTTCAACCCGAACCGGTGCTTCGACTTGAAACCGGGATGCACACGGCGGCCATTCGAAGGATTGGCGTGGATGCCCAACAGCGCTACCTGGTGACGGGTTCGGACGACAAGACCGCGCGTGTCTGGGAACTGGCGACGGGGCGTCTCCTGCGAGTGCTTCAGGTACCGATTGGCGCGGAAAACGAAGGTCGGGTCTATGCCGTTGCGATGTCTCCAGATGGCGAACTGATTGCCGTCGGCGGCTGGACCGGTTTTTCCTGGGAGGCCCGCCATTCGGTGTATTTGTTTGAGCGAACAACTGGAAAACTCGTCACGCGGGTGACCGGGTTGCCGGATGTCGTGCATCACCTTGCATTTTCGCACAATGGCGACCGGCTGGCAGTCTTGATGGGGAGCGGCAGCGGGTTGCGTGTTTATCGAATGAGCGATGGCACCCGGTTACTCCGGGATATGGAGTATGGCGGAAGCGGCAACTGTGTCGAATTTGACCGAAGCGGCTGGCTGGCAACCAGTTGCGATGATGGCTTTATCCGGCTCTATGACGACAAACTGAAGCTCGTCACCAAAGCGGAAGCGCCTGGAGGAAAACGGCCTTTCAGCGTCAAATTTTCACCCGATTGCAAACGGCTGGCGGTTGGGTATACCGATTCGACCAGGGTGGATGTGCTGGCGGCAAGCGATTTGGCACTGCTCTATAACCCAGATACCAGTGGCGTCACCAATGGAAATCTGGGCCGGGTGGCGTGGTCCAACGACGGGTTACAGTTGTTTGCCGGAGGGAAGTGGAACAAAGGCGGTAAGTTCTGGCTTCGATGCTGGTCCGAACGCGGACGCGGAAGCTGGGTGGATGTCGCGGCGTGCGGGAATACGATTCTGGATCTGGCGCCACTTGGCCAAAACAGCGTGGCGTTCGGCGCCTTTGACCCGGCCTGGGGCGTTATTTCAGGCCAGGGAGAATGTGTCCGGCGAGTCACTGGCGAAACGGCTGATTTTCGCAGCAACTGGGAAGGTTTCCAGACGAATGCGACTGGAACCGTGGTGCAATTCAGTTTTGGGCAGCGAGGACAACTTCCAGCCGTCTATGATCTGACGAGCCGGGAACTGACACCTGGAATCTCGATCTCCAAACTGGCTGGACCGCGAACGACAGCGGCTGGACTGCCGGTCACCGATTGGAAAGACACGACAACGCCGAAATTAAATGGTGTTCCGCTCGAACTCAAACCCAATGACCGGTCACGGTCGCTGGCAATTACTCCCAATGGTAATCAGTTTTTGCTTGGCAGCGAATGGGCGCTGACCTGTTATTCACGAGAGGGTAAAGTGGAGTGGCAAACCCCAACACCGGGTGTTGTGTGGGCGGTCAATGTCAGCGGAAATGGGAAACTGGTGCTCACGGCGCTCAGTGATGGCACCATCCGCTGGTATCGAGCCAGCGACGGACAGGAATTGCTGGCATTTTATCCACACACTGACCGTTCGCGCTGGATTGCCTGGACGCCGTCAGGATTTTATGACGCGACTCCGGGGAGTGACACCCTGCTTGGCTGGCAGGTCAGTTCCGGATGTGATGTCGAAGGCGAATTTTATCCAATCGGACAATTCCGAACGGTCTATTATCGGCCTGATGTGGTGAATGCAATTGTTCGCACGCTCGACGAAGTCGCCGCCGTCAAAGAAGTCTTTTCAGACGGCGGGCAGATGGCGCGCTCGGTTGACCCGTTGAAGTTTCGTCCGCCAGTGGTTGAACTTCTGGCTGGAAATGATTCAATTCCAGCAACTTCCGCCACGGTTGGGCTGCGCTATAGCCTCCGGATGCCGTCCGGCGAGCCGGTCACCCAGGTCAAAGCCCTGGTGGATGGGCGTCCGGTGGTGATTGAACCGGTTTCAGACCTTCCACCAGGATCGGTAACCATCAATCGGGAAATCCAGATTCCGGTTCCAGCCCGCGATTGCGAAGTGTCGTTGATTGCTGAAAACCGGTTTGCTCCGAGCCAGCCGGTCTCCATCCAGGTGAACTGGAAAGGGAACGGTTTGGCCGCACCTGTGACGACCGAAGTAGTCAAGCCACGTTTGTGGATGCTTTCTGTCGGGGTGAGCGAGTATCCAAGCAAGAACTGGAAACTGGCCAACGCCGCCAAAGATGCCGGCGCCTTTGCCGAAACGCTGGCACGTCAGGAAGGCGGATATTATCGCGAAGTCCACACCAGAGTTTTGACCAACGAAGCCGCAACCGGCGAGACCATTCGTCAGGGATTGCAATGGCTCAAACAAAACGCCGTCACCGGAGACATCGCCGTGGTTTTTCTGGCTGGTCATAGTTTAAATGATCCGCTTCAACGGTATTTCTTTCTGCCGTTTGACGCCCGGCTTGACAAGCTGGCGACAACCGGAGTGCAGTTTTCTGATGTGAAAAATGTGATCGAAGTGCTGCCGTGCAAAGTCCTGTTTCTGGTTGATACCAGCCATAACGATGCGGCGCTTGGGACGAAAATCAAACGTGGAATGGCTGATCTGGCCGGAGTCGCCACCGAAATGGCGGGTGCCGACAGCGGGGGCGTGATGATTACTTCGGCAATGCAAACGACTGAAGAATCAGGTACGTCAAGTGTCTTTGTCAAAGCGCTGGTCGAAGGCTTAAACGGCAAAGCCAATGTGAACCGAAACGGAACGATTACGGTGAGTTCGTTGACGAGCTACATCATCGGGCGGGTGCAGGAACTGACCAACGGGAAACAAACCCCAACGGCGGCGCAACCGCAATCGGTGCCAGATTTTGCAATTGCCGCCAAATGA
- a CDS encoding M48 family metalloprotease produces MLKSAFNRSNWPIVPTLLILVLLLGGSFSLTGCAPTRQQPELPDLEELQDQEWEDSAYTSDPESAYEGDEEYEEDIPENERIPSATLTVYQSFGGRQTYVSLYVSFPPEKAPSLVEPFQQVFGGKIGKVHERVQKYSIHLSARGDALLQRSGLTNQYQLDLNPLVTACRAIKLKTLNVYLSHKPISFSEAKGLDLRQVSPYLTAYQKEFNLEAPSVFIPPIQLRYGYQKWDILKVLIPLVLLILLPIGFVIWSLRKAKRVTENLPRAGAELQRLVEWTMAGYWLIWLSVMDSVIDRNLISFLTGRPRNDTLMVIITLVGPPLLVELGCKLLTIPVVSRMRQLQASRREVVTLAIVKSVFSFVTWAGLGITISSLIARKFLWALMAVSGTLVFWFIGQLVLNSLKRLKQVILTPGDLRNRVFELATQAGVKVKEIFILSSPKEPLINAFAVAGGNVLLSEDLVSRLSRREVDAIVAHELGHLKHKHPNYLVAGLMLAVVASVFIGSFIKLSGPLAGAQGVVRPAVLLVCLMGYFYLSRRFEFTADAEAVELTKDPQAMITALKEITRHNLMPLDWNQFGEKLLTHPSTRKRAEAIAWKGGIPREHLQELLAESNREPENRYELPEVFHADTNEPANLIFSSSLRRQKSRRVLWIQLGMIWGLPMLIGGIVTYRDLAWTSVFPMYLISLVVIPLCFGVALNRLALIGYPHMARLLAQRFNQENNEWHTYKGTFVGLSPSADRQIYDGDYSWDIGFVFLTEDRLIYAGERTRFALRRDQILEIKFHPSQFPWHSSDPVYITWHDPELDQGGTFSVTTLNASSYIEVNQALAHFIAQLTQWHQLPASATQSSELFPDLECPQIAPVVGLKATQIEPRGVIAILALNFLLMLVVCYPTGLDFLGETNAAGWFVVLASSLCWLTLFVPILISNRRKQSRERAK; encoded by the coding sequence ATGCTGAAATCCGCTTTCAACCGGTCCAACTGGCCGATAGTGCCGACTTTATTGATTTTGGTGTTGCTCCTTGGGGGCAGCTTTAGCTTGACTGGATGCGCTCCGACACGTCAGCAGCCGGAACTCCCTGATTTGGAAGAACTTCAGGATCAGGAATGGGAAGACTCAGCCTATACCAGTGACCCTGAATCAGCCTATGAAGGCGATGAGGAATATGAAGAAGACATCCCGGAAAACGAGCGGATTCCATCCGCGACGTTGACCGTCTATCAATCTTTTGGCGGACGTCAAACCTATGTTTCGCTCTATGTGAGTTTTCCTCCGGAAAAGGCACCGTCGCTGGTTGAACCGTTTCAACAGGTGTTTGGCGGGAAAATCGGGAAGGTCCACGAACGAGTTCAAAAATACTCAATTCACCTTTCAGCCAGAGGCGATGCGCTCCTTCAGCGTTCGGGGTTGACCAATCAGTATCAACTCGACCTCAATCCGCTGGTGACTGCCTGCCGGGCGATCAAATTAAAAACCCTGAATGTCTACCTGAGCCACAAGCCAATCAGCTTTTCCGAGGCGAAGGGCCTCGACTTACGGCAAGTCAGCCCGTATCTCACGGCCTACCAGAAGGAGTTCAATCTGGAAGCTCCATCCGTATTCATTCCACCGATTCAGCTCCGGTATGGATACCAGAAATGGGATATTCTGAAAGTATTGATACCACTGGTGTTGCTGATCTTGCTGCCCATTGGGTTTGTGATCTGGTCACTTCGGAAAGCAAAACGTGTGACGGAGAATCTGCCGCGTGCCGGAGCTGAACTCCAACGCCTCGTCGAATGGACAATGGCCGGGTACTGGTTGATCTGGCTGTCAGTGATGGATTCCGTTATTGACCGAAATCTGATTTCCTTTCTGACCGGAAGACCCCGCAATGACACATTGATGGTCATCATCACTCTGGTTGGTCCGCCCTTGCTAGTGGAACTCGGTTGCAAGCTCCTGACTATTCCAGTTGTGAGCCGAATGCGACAGCTCCAGGCGAGTCGGCGTGAAGTCGTTACTTTGGCCATTGTAAAAAGCGTCTTCTCCTTTGTAACGTGGGCCGGACTTGGCATAACCATAAGTTCATTGATAGCACGGAAATTCCTCTGGGCGTTGATGGCCGTCAGCGGGACACTGGTGTTTTGGTTCATCGGTCAACTGGTCCTCAATAGTTTGAAGCGACTCAAACAGGTCATTCTCACCCCTGGAGATTTGCGCAACCGGGTTTTTGAACTGGCGACGCAGGCCGGAGTGAAGGTGAAAGAAATTTTCATCTTGAGTTCGCCCAAAGAGCCGCTCATCAACGCGTTTGCTGTTGCCGGCGGGAACGTTTTATTGAGCGAAGATCTGGTTTCCCGACTCAGCCGCCGCGAAGTTGATGCCATTGTCGCCCATGAACTTGGACACTTGAAACATAAACATCCCAACTATCTGGTTGCCGGGCTGATGCTGGCGGTGGTGGCTTCGGTCTTCATCGGGAGTTTTATCAAACTTTCGGGCCCGCTGGCCGGCGCGCAAGGGGTTGTCAGGCCAGCCGTATTGCTTGTTTGTTTGATGGGGTATTTTTATCTCTCACGGCGATTTGAATTTACGGCTGATGCTGAAGCGGTCGAATTGACCAAAGATCCTCAGGCCATGATTACCGCGCTCAAGGAAATCACCCGTCATAATCTGATGCCGCTGGATTGGAATCAATTCGGAGAAAAGCTCCTGACGCATCCTTCGACCCGCAAACGTGCTGAAGCGATTGCCTGGAAAGGCGGCATCCCGCGCGAACACTTGCAGGAATTGCTGGCTGAATCCAATCGAGAGCCAGAAAACCGGTATGAATTGCCAGAAGTCTTTCATGCCGACACGAATGAACCGGCCAACCTGATTTTTTCATCAAGCCTGCGCAGGCAAAAATCACGCCGGGTTTTATGGATTCAACTGGGGATGATTTGGGGATTGCCGATGTTGATAGGGGGCATTGTGACCTATCGGGATCTGGCCTGGACGTCGGTTTTCCCAATGTATCTGATCAGTTTGGTGGTGATTCCGCTTTGTTTCGGAGTTGCGCTCAACCGACTGGCCTTGATCGGGTATCCACACATGGCTCGGTTGCTGGCTCAACGATTCAACCAGGAAAACAATGAGTGGCACACATACAAGGGAACATTTGTTGGACTTTCTCCTTCGGCGGACCGGCAGATCTATGATGGGGACTATTCGTGGGACATCGGCTTTGTCTTTTTGACCGAAGACCGGTTGATTTATGCGGGAGAACGAACACGGTTTGCTCTCAGACGTGATCAAATCTTGGAAATCAAATTCCATCCGTCCCAATTTCCCTGGCATTCCTCCGATCCGGTTTATATCACCTGGCACGATCCGGAGCTGGATCAGGGAGGGACGTTTTCAGTAACCACACTCAATGCCAGCTCCTATATTGAAGTAAATCAAGCGTTAGCTCATTTTATTGCACAACTCACGCAATGGCATCAGTTACCTGCATCTGCCACACAAAGCTCAGAATTGTTCCCTGATCTTGAATGTCCACAAATAGCACCGGTTGTCGGCCTGAAAGCCACTCAGATTGAACCCCGCGGAGTGATTGCGATTCTTGCCCTGAATTTTCTTCTGATGCTGGTGGTGTGTTACCCGACTGGTTTGGATTTTCTAGGTGAAACCAATGCGGCTGGATGGTTTGTCGTGCTGGCATCCAGCCTGTGCTGGCTGACGCTTTTCGTTCCGATTTTGATTTCAAACCGAAGGAAGCAAAGTCGCGAAAGAGCAAAATAG
- a CDS encoding non-canonical purine NTP pyrophosphatase produces MTSINYTFVTQSDNKLREAELILRRSLQRCDLDLPELQAVDVEDVVVHKALHAYQAIGRKPVLIEDTGLYFEAFNGLPGALVKWFLKRAEVEGMCRMLDPFPTRKAWAKTIVAVYDGQLSLFVGRVDGQIALHPKGDQGFGWDVIFIPDGETRTFGEMSPEEKMQYSMRRRAFQAMAEFESMRREE; encoded by the coding sequence ATGACATCTATCAACTATACCTTTGTCACCCAATCCGACAACAAACTCCGCGAAGCTGAACTGATTCTGCGCCGTTCGCTCCAGCGGTGTGATCTGGACTTGCCGGAACTCCAGGCGGTGGATGTCGAAGATGTTGTGGTTCATAAGGCGCTCCATGCCTATCAAGCCATTGGCCGCAAACCTGTCCTGATTGAAGACACCGGGCTGTATTTCGAAGCGTTCAATGGACTTCCGGGCGCGCTCGTCAAATGGTTCTTAAAACGGGCTGAGGTTGAGGGCATGTGCCGGATGCTTGACCCATTTCCGACGCGCAAAGCCTGGGCCAAAACGATTGTCGCTGTGTATGATGGGCAATTAAGTCTATTTGTCGGGCGGGTTGACGGTCAAATTGCGCTCCATCCCAAAGGTGATCAAGGATTTGGCTGGGATGTGATTTTTATTCCCGACGGAGAAACCCGCACTTTTGGTGAAATGTCTCCCGAAGAAAAAATGCAGTACTCAATGCGCCGCCGTGCCTTTCAAGCCATGGCCGAATTTGAATCAATGCGCCGGGAAGAATGA